In Eleutherodactylus coqui strain aEleCoq1 chromosome 4, aEleCoq1.hap1, whole genome shotgun sequence, the following are encoded in one genomic region:
- the ASPA gene encoding aspartoacylase isoform X1, whose amino-acid sequence MRAVFQDPSSVCTPQGLCLRRTLTFGVNMAASGSIPAIRRVAIFGGTHGNELSGVFLVKHWLKHGGEIARPGVEVRPFITNPKAVEKCVRYIDTDLNRVFDSQSLSSDDVGKLPYEIAQAQKINSLFGPKGSKDAYDVILDLHNTTAHMGATLILESSTDDFNIQMCKYIQKSMAPLPCAVLLIEQPGVKYETTRSIAKHPIGVEVGPQPQGVIRADILYIMKIVVQYALDFMQYFNEGIEFPPCSIEVYRVLEKIDYPRDDNGDLSAVIHPTLQDQDWKPLNPGDPMFIAMDGSITYYEGEETVYPTFVNEAAYYEKKQAFVKTEKVTLTAQSIHCNSV is encoded by the exons ATGAGGGCTGTGTTCCAGGACCCCTCCTCTGTGTGCACACCCCAGGGCCTGTGTCTCAGGAGGACTCTCACATTTG GTGTCAACATGGCAGCAAGTGGTAGTATCCCTGCCATACGCAGAGTGGCTATATTTGGGGGCACCCATGGAAATGAATTATCCGGTGTCTTTCTAGTTAAACACTGGTTAAAACATGGAGGGGAGATTGCCAGACCGGGTGTGGAGGTGAGACCATTTATTACCAACCCAAAAGCTGTGGAGAAATGTGTTCGATATATTGACACTGACCTGAACAGAGTTTTTGACAGTCAAAGTCTTAG CAGCGACGATGTAGGAAAACTTCCATATGAAATTGCACAAGCACAAAAAATCAACTCCTTATTTGGACCAAAGGGGAGTAAAGATGCCTACGATGTAATCCTGGACCTGCACAACACTACTGCTCACATGGGAGCGACGCTGATCCTCGAGAGCTCTACGGATGACTTCAATATACAGATGTGTAAATACATTCAG AAGTCCATGGCTCCCTTACCTTGTGCTGTCTTATTAATTGAACAACCTGGAGTAAAATATGAAACGACTCGCTCTATAGCAAAGCATCCTATTG GCGTAGAGGTAGGACCTCAACCTCAAGGAGTTATTCGAGCAGACATTCTGTATATAATGAAAATTGTTGTACAGTATGCCCTTGACTTCATGCAGTATTTCAATGAAG GGATAGAGTTTCCACCATGCAGCATTGAAGTATACAGAGTACTGGAAAAGATAGACTACCCAAGGGATGACAATGGTGACCTAAGTGCAGTTATTCATCCAACCCTCCAG GATCAGGACTGGAAGCCCCTGAATCCTGGGGACCCAATGTTTATAGCGATGGATGGAAGCATTACCTACTATGAAGGAGAAGAAACAGTTTATCCAACATTTGTCAATGAGGCGGCATACTATGAAAAAAAGCAAGCTTTTGTCAAAACTGAGAAAGTGACATTGACTGCACAGTCTATCCATTGTAACTCTGTATAA
- the ASPA gene encoding aspartoacylase isoform X2, with protein sequence MSINSPAGEELSALIAAAGVNMAASGSIPAIRRVAIFGGTHGNELSGVFLVKHWLKHGGEIARPGVEVRPFITNPKAVEKCVRYIDTDLNRVFDSQSLSSDDVGKLPYEIAQAQKINSLFGPKGSKDAYDVILDLHNTTAHMGATLILESSTDDFNIQMCKYIQKSMAPLPCAVLLIEQPGVKYETTRSIAKHPIGVEVGPQPQGVIRADILYIMKIVVQYALDFMQYFNEGIEFPPCSIEVYRVLEKIDYPRDDNGDLSAVIHPTLQDQDWKPLNPGDPMFIAMDGSITYYEGEETVYPTFVNEAAYYEKKQAFVKTEKVTLTAQSIHCNSV encoded by the exons ATGAGTATAAATAGCCCTGCAGGAGAAGAACTGAGTGCACTAATCGCTGCTGCAG GTGTCAACATGGCAGCAAGTGGTAGTATCCCTGCCATACGCAGAGTGGCTATATTTGGGGGCACCCATGGAAATGAATTATCCGGTGTCTTTCTAGTTAAACACTGGTTAAAACATGGAGGGGAGATTGCCAGACCGGGTGTGGAGGTGAGACCATTTATTACCAACCCAAAAGCTGTGGAGAAATGTGTTCGATATATTGACACTGACCTGAACAGAGTTTTTGACAGTCAAAGTCTTAG CAGCGACGATGTAGGAAAACTTCCATATGAAATTGCACAAGCACAAAAAATCAACTCCTTATTTGGACCAAAGGGGAGTAAAGATGCCTACGATGTAATCCTGGACCTGCACAACACTACTGCTCACATGGGAGCGACGCTGATCCTCGAGAGCTCTACGGATGACTTCAATATACAGATGTGTAAATACATTCAG AAGTCCATGGCTCCCTTACCTTGTGCTGTCTTATTAATTGAACAACCTGGAGTAAAATATGAAACGACTCGCTCTATAGCAAAGCATCCTATTG GCGTAGAGGTAGGACCTCAACCTCAAGGAGTTATTCGAGCAGACATTCTGTATATAATGAAAATTGTTGTACAGTATGCCCTTGACTTCATGCAGTATTTCAATGAAG GGATAGAGTTTCCACCATGCAGCATTGAAGTATACAGAGTACTGGAAAAGATAGACTACCCAAGGGATGACAATGGTGACCTAAGTGCAGTTATTCATCCAACCCTCCAG GATCAGGACTGGAAGCCCCTGAATCCTGGGGACCCAATGTTTATAGCGATGGATGGAAGCATTACCTACTATGAAGGAGAAGAAACAGTTTATCCAACATTTGTCAATGAGGCGGCATACTATGAAAAAAAGCAAGCTTTTGTCAAAACTGAGAAAGTGACATTGACTGCACAGTCTATCCATTGTAACTCTGTATAA